DNA sequence from the Ruminococcus albus 7 = DSM 20455 genome:
ATATTTAGATATAAAATATTATATATTGTATTTTATAAATATGCTGTGTATTGCTTTTTATATGTATTATATCTCATGCTTATTATCATGCAGATCGTTTGGTGCATGAAAGAATATTAAAACGAAAATACAGCCGCCGGGCAAAGAAAATATAAAACATAGATGCAGCTCTGCTCTCTTGTAAGGTGTCTAAAAATTAGACAGTAAAAAATCCTATCGTTTCATCCTACCTTCATTACATTTTTCCGTCATACTTCAAAATCAACCACCCACGAATACATTTCTCTAATACTCCGTTATTTTTCTGTATAAAAGAAAAGACCCCGCATAACGCTGAACCATAGGAGGCTCTTTTGTCATTGTAAGTTTTTACTGGCACGGTTCAAAAGATTGGTCGCTTTTGTTATGAAGCATTGAATCTATATTCATAAGGAGATAAATCATCAAGGAAAAGTTCCGCTCCGCAAATCGGCAAACTTGCATTTTTTAGTCATTTTACAGGTCTGATTAAGATCAACAATATCATATTTTTTTCAGTTCTTTATACGAGCAAAACTATTCGGATATCGGATTTTCCTAGAATCAATACTCAAAAAGAACAATTGGACAGATAAAGATTTATATGATAAAATAAAAAACATGGTAAATTGATCTGAAAACAAGGAAAGGGCTGAATTGAAAAATGAAAAGATCAAAAGCATTATTGGCATCGCTGCTGTTAGTTTTTTCATTAACAGGCTGTGCGGGAAAAAATGCATCGGCAGTTAGTTCACAAGAAAATGCTGATTCTTTGAAAATAGGCTACCTGCCGTCCCCGGGGCATCTTCTCTATTTTGTTGCACAGGAGGAGGGCTTATTCAAAGATGAAGGGCTGAACACAGAGCTTGTTATGTTCGGTGAGAACAATAGTGAACTTGCAGCTCTTGAATCAGGGAAGATAGACGTTGGTGCGTTTGGTTCAAGCGAACTAGTAACATATCTCGGTGACGGACATGAAATAACCGTGTTCGGCGGTGCTATGATCGCAGGTCACGGACTTATCGTCAAGCCTGAGTTAGTTGAGGGGATACCAGAGGAGGATTGGTCTCTGGATCTTCTTAAGGGCAAAAATATAGGCGTTGAGGGTGTTGACTCTGGATATATCGTTTATCGTTCGGCTGCAAAAAAACTGGGGCTTGAAGATTCAATAGAATTCAGTATATTTGCTGACGGAGCGGATGCTTACAATTCTCTGAAAAACGATGATATTGATGCGGCTATACTTTACGCACCTTACCGTATCCTTGCAGAGGACGAGGGCTATGTCATTCTTTCAAACAGCGGTACAGTATCAGGCTTTGAAGATCATGTCTGCTGCCGACAAGCTTCACTTACATCTTCACTTGAGAAAGATCCGGATACTTATGAAGCATTCCTTCGTGCGCTTATCCGTGCATACCATTTTTATAAGACAGAACCCGACAAGACTATCAAGGATGTTCAGAAATATGTAGATGTGGATGAAGGATCACTCAGAAAAGACACATATGATTATGACAGCCAGATAGCAAATCCTGATCCTGATATCACAGGTATGACGAATTTTTATGATGCGCTTGTAGATACCGGCTTTGTAAATGAGTTTGATATATCACATGGACTTTCCGCCGAGCTTTATGACAAGGCACTGAACGCTGTTGCTGCAGAAGATCCCGACGATGAGGTGTATAAATATCTTCTTGATTATCATAAGGAGAGAGACAAATGAAAAGGGTCAAACGACTGCTCTCAGTGACACATATTTTATTTCTTGCCGCATTATTTATACAATTTATGCCTTCACATACCAAAAAAATTGGAGATCCTAAATATTCTGCGGGATTGCTTTTGATATTGGAGATCGCTTATATCATACTTATCTTATTAAGGAGAAAGCAGGACAGAATTAAAACAACAAACGGTGTTTTTGGTGTGATATTTTCATTTATCGGGATATGGACGCTGCTTACTGCGAAATTTGTGCTTATTCCGCAGGACATATTCAAGGCTCCCGATGTCGTGACCGAACAGTTTGTCAGCGATCTTCCTCGGTTAATGAATGATCTGGCTGTAAGTATGATAACGATAACAACAGGATACGTACTTGCACTTATAACTGCGATACCGATAGGCTTATTCCTCGGCTGGAACGCACAGGTAGGTAAAGTAGGTGAGCAGATCGCTAATTTTCTAGGCTCCATCCCACCTATCGTGTTTATTCCCTATACACTAGCTCTTCTGCCCACATTCAAAAGCTGCTCTATATTTGTTATTTTTATTACAGCTTTCTTTCCAATATTATCAGGAACGATGAGTGGAGTACAGAACATAAACAAAACTACTATTGAAAGTGCAAAGATATTCTGCCCGTCAAAAACGTATATGCTTTACAGTGTTCTGCTGCCTGCTTCGTTGCCGCAGATATTTGACGGCTGTAATATGGGATTGCTCCTGTCTTTTATCCTTCTCACTTCGGCAGAAATGATAGGCGGAAACAGTGGTATCGGATTCTATATCCAGTACTACACCAATTTCGGAAATTTTACAAGAATAATGGTCGGTATCGTTTTTCTCGGAACGATCGTAACTTTAGTCACTAATCTGGTGAAAGCAATTGAAGCGCGATTTCTGCGCTGGAAAAATTAGTGATATTCAAAGGGAGAAAAAACTATGGCTAAAAATATACAACTTGATCTTGAAACAGTTCAGAACCGTGAAATGCGTCTTGGTTCGATAATATCATGGGACGGAAAAGCATCTGAACTTGTTGAACTGTCTCGTTATGAGGAACGTGCGCTCAGACATAAGGGAGAATGTCCTGGTGCAGGAAAAAACGGCGAAGGATGCCGTTTATGTGAACTTAATATGCCCTTTAACCAACAGAGTATGTGTGCAAACTCCATAGCAGCCTGCCAGGCAGGTAATATCCGTGACTGCGTACTTATTCAGCATTCACCTGTGGGCTGTACAGCCAGAAATCCGGAATTTAATCTTGCATTTCGCAATGGTCTGGAACGCCGCGGCATAGAACCTCGAAATATAAACATCATGACTACCAACCTTCTTGAAAATGACATGGTATTCGGTGCATCTGAAAAGCTGAAAAGAGCAGCAAGAGAAGCTTTTGAACGCTATAACCCAAAGGCTATATTCTTCTCTATGAGCTGTTCCACTGCGATAATAGGTGAAGACCTCAGCAGTATCGCAGCTGAGATGGAAGACGAACTTGGGATACCTGTTGCACCTATGCAGTGCGAAGGATTCCGTTCAAAGCACTGGTCAACAGGATTTGATATCTCACAGCACGCTGTCCTGAGACATATTGTAAATAAGAATCCGAAAAAGCAGCCAGATCTTATTAATATCGTCGCACTTTGGGGTACGGATTATTTTACCGATATGCTCAAACCACTTGGGCTGAGAGTAAACTATATCATGGATATAGCAAGTTTTGACGAGCTTGCACAGACATCTGAAGCGGCTTGTACTTCAACATTCTGTCATACTCTCGGTTCTTATTTTGCAACCGCTCTTGAAGAGGCTTATGGTGTACCACAGATAAGAGCTCCTCAGCCATACGGTTTTGCAGGTACGGATGCATGGCTTCGTGCTATCGCAAAGCAGGTAGGAAAAGAGAAAGAAGCAGAAGAGTATATCGCTGCCGAGCATGAACGTGTACGACCCAAAATAGAGGAACTGAAAGAAAAGCTTAAAGGCGTCAACGGTTTTGTGCTGACAGGTTCTTCTTATGCACATGGTCTTATATCTGTACTTCGTGATCTTGGTGTAACAGTTGATGGTTCTGTCGTATTCCATCATGATCCTGTATACGATGGAGGTTATGAAGAGCAGAACACACTGAAGACCCTTGTAGATAACTATGGTGATATACCTCACTTTACAGTCAGCAAATGTCAGCCCTTCCAGCTCCCTGCACTTCTCAGCCGAGTGAAAGCAGATTTCATTATCATTCGTCACAACGGACTTGCTCCAAACGCCGCAAGAATGGGAATACCCTCTTTTGCCATAGGTGATGAACATTTCCCCGTAGGTTATGATGGTATGATACGTGTAGGTGAGGCAGTACTTGACGTTCTTGCACGTAAAAAGATGAATCAGGTACTAAAGAGACACGTTGGGCTGCCATATAGTGACTGGTGGCTAAGTCAGAAGGATCCGTTTATTCTTGCAAAGCACCCCGAGGTGCTCGATGAAACTACTAAGGAGGTGCAGGACTAATGGCTAAGAAAAAACATACAACGATCACTCATCCCCACTATGCGTGTGCCATTGGTGCGGCATATACAGTATCGGCTATCCCGGGGGCAGTTCCAGTGATCAACTGCGGTCCCGGATGCGTGGATCAGCAGTATTTTACAATGTCATTCTGCAACGGCTTTCAGGGTTCGGCAGGTGCAGGCGGAGGCGATATCCCGGGTACTAATTCGGGAGAAAGTGAGATCGTTTTCGGCGGTGCAAAGAAACTGGACGGAGTTATAAAGTCAGCTCTGAAGATCATGAAAGGCGATCTGTTCGTAGTTCTGTCAGGCTGTTCTCCACAGCTTGTGGGAGATGATGTCGCATCAGTAATAAAACCATACCGCGAACAAGGGTATCCCATAGTTCATGCAGAGGTTCCCGGATTTAAGGGAAATAACCTGTGGGCACACGAGGAAGTCATTATTGCGATAATAGACCAGTTTGTGGGAGAAGCAAAGGGTATACGCCGCCGCAAGAAGCTTATCAATCTATGGATGGGAGCGCCTTACTTCAATACATTCTGGCGTGGAGATATCATTGAGATAAAACGTATACTCGAAGCCGCAGGCTTTGAAGTTAATGTGTTCTTCG
Encoded proteins:
- a CDS encoding nitrogenase component 1 encodes the protein MAKNIQLDLETVQNREMRLGSIISWDGKASELVELSRYEERALRHKGECPGAGKNGEGCRLCELNMPFNQQSMCANSIAACQAGNIRDCVLIQHSPVGCTARNPEFNLAFRNGLERRGIEPRNINIMTTNLLENDMVFGASEKLKRAAREAFERYNPKAIFFSMSCSTAIIGEDLSSIAAEMEDELGIPVAPMQCEGFRSKHWSTGFDISQHAVLRHIVNKNPKKQPDLINIVALWGTDYFTDMLKPLGLRVNYIMDIASFDELAQTSEAACTSTFCHTLGSYFATALEEAYGVPQIRAPQPYGFAGTDAWLRAIAKQVGKEKEAEEYIAAEHERVRPKIEELKEKLKGVNGFVLTGSSYAHGLISVLRDLGVTVDGSVVFHHDPVYDGGYEEQNTLKTLVDNYGDIPHFTVSKCQPFQLPALLSRVKADFIIIRHNGLAPNAARMGIPSFAIGDEHFPVGYDGMIRVGEAVLDVLARKKMNQVLKRHVGLPYSDWWLSQKDPFILAKHPEVLDETTKEVQD
- a CDS encoding ABC transporter permease; the protein is MIFSFIGIWTLLTAKFVLIPQDIFKAPDVVTEQFVSDLPRLMNDLAVSMITITTGYVLALITAIPIGLFLGWNAQVGKVGEQIANFLGSIPPIVFIPYTLALLPTFKSCSIFVIFITAFFPILSGTMSGVQNINKTTIESAKIFCPSKTYMLYSVLLPASLPQIFDGCNMGLLLSFILLTSAEMIGGNSGIGFYIQYYTNFGNFTRIMVGIVFLGTIVTLVTNLVKAIEARFLRWKN
- a CDS encoding ABC transporter substrate-binding protein, with the protein product MKRSKALLASLLLVFSLTGCAGKNASAVSSQENADSLKIGYLPSPGHLLYFVAQEEGLFKDEGLNTELVMFGENNSELAALESGKIDVGAFGSSELVTYLGDGHEITVFGGAMIAGHGLIVKPELVEGIPEEDWSLDLLKGKNIGVEGVDSGYIVYRSAAKKLGLEDSIEFSIFADGADAYNSLKNDDIDAAILYAPYRILAEDEGYVILSNSGTVSGFEDHVCCRQASLTSSLEKDPDTYEAFLRALIRAYHFYKTEPDKTIKDVQKYVDVDEGSLRKDTYDYDSQIANPDPDITGMTNFYDALVDTGFVNEFDISHGLSAELYDKALNAVAAEDPDDEVYKYLLDYHKERDK